The genomic interval ACCGCGCGCGCAAGCTCCGCAGGCGCATCGAGCGCGGCCGGCGCCAGATCGCCTCGCGCACGGGCACCATCGCGCGCACCTTCGACCGGGTGGTGGAGCAGCTGCTCGAACTCGGCTATCTCCGCCGCGACGGCGCGTCCGCCGATCCCGAGGTGACTCCCTGGGGCGAGCTGCTGCGCCGCATCTACGGCGATCGCGACCTCCTCGTCGCGGAATGCCTGCGGCACGACGCGCTGCGCGGGCTCGACGCGCCCGCGCTGGCCGCCATGTGCTGCGTGCTCAGCTACGAGCCGCGACGCGACGACGAGGGCGAGGCGCGACTCCCGGGGGGCGGGCGTTCGCGGCGGCGCTCGATCGCGTGCTCGACACCTGGATCCGGCTCGACGAGCTCGCCGAGCGCCGCCGGCTGCCCCGCGGCGAGATGCCGCACGCGGGGCTCGCGGCCACGATGCACGCCTGGGCCTCCGGCACGCCCATCGAGCTGGTGCTCGAGCGCTCGGGGATCGGCGCCGGGGATTTCGTGCGCTGGACGAAGCAGACCATCGATCTCCTCGACCAGATCGCGCAGGCCTGCGAGGCCGCCGAGCTCGCCGACCTCGACGCGGAGCGCCTCGGTGCGCTCGCGCGGCTCGCGCGCGACGCGAAGCACCGGGTGCGCCGCGGCATCGTGGAGACGTCGAGCGCGGGCACGTCGAGCCGATGACGGCGGAGGCGGGGCCCGAGCCGGCGCGGCTGCGGTGGTGGGCGGCCGTGCCGCTCGCCGCCGCGGGCGGGCTCCTCCTCGACGTCGCCTCGCCGGAGCTCGCGTGGTGGGCCGCGGCCTTCCCCGGCACGGCGCTCGTGCTCGCCGCGGTGTGGCAGCAGCGCGCCGGCGTCGCGGCCCTCGCCGGCCTCGCCGCCGGCTGCGGCTTCTGGCTGCCGCACATCTCCTGGCTCACGCTCTACCTGGGGCCCGTGCCATGGCTCGGACTGAGCGCGGTGATGGTGCTCTGGTACGCGCTGTTCGGGATCGCCGCGGCGCTCGCGACGCGGGGTCTGGCGCGGCTGCCCCTCCTCGCCGCGCGCCCCGCCCTGCGACTCGCCGCGCAGGCGGTGACAACCGCCGGGCTCTGGGTGGTGCGCGAGCAGCTGCAGGGGGCGTGGCCCTACGGCGGATTCCCCTGGGGCAGGCTCGCCCACACCCAGGCCGACGGCCCGCTGCTCGAGGCCGTCTCCTGGCTCGGCTTCGCGGGGCTCTCCGGTGCGATCGCGTTCGCCTGCGCCCTGCCGATCGCCGCGCTCTTCGCGGGCGGCGCCGCGGCGCTCGCGCGGCTCGTGCGGCGCGGGGAGGCGCGGCCGGCCGCTCGCCGCATCGGAGCGCCCCTCGCGGCGGCCGTCGCGCTGCTCCTGCTGCTCGGCGCGCTGCCGGCGTCCCCGCTCCCGGAGCACGGCTCGCTCAGGGTCGCCGCCGTGCAGGGGAACTCCAAATCGGGCATCTTCGACGACCGCGACTCGGGCGACGTGCTCGAGGATCACCTCGCGGCGACCGCCGAGCTGCTCGACGCGCTCGAGGCGGGCGACGAGCGGGTCGACCTCATCGTCTGGCCGGAGAACAGCGCCGAGTTCGGCCTCCCCGACAATCCGCTGGGCGCCACCCGCATCGCGAGGCTCGCGGAGCGCGCGGGCGCGCCGATCGTCCTCGGCTCCGTCCTGCGCGATCCCGACGGCAGCTACACCAACAGCACGCTCGTGTGGGGGCCGGAGGGGGAGACCGAGGCGCGCTACGACAAGATCTATCCGGTGCCCTTCGCCGAGTACATGCCGAACCGCGACTTCTTCCACATGCTCGCCCCGGACCTCGTCGACCTCGTGCAGCTCGACTACCGACCCGGCACCAGGCCCAGCGTCATCGACGTCGAGACGGCGGACGGCCCGCTGCGCGCCGGCATCGCGATCTGCTTCGACATCATCTTCGACGCGCAGGCCGTCGACCTCGTCGATCGCGACGCCGAGCTCATCCTCGCGCAGACCAATAACGCCGACTTCGGCCGCACCGACGAGAACGCCCAGCAGCTCGCCATCGCGCGGCTGCGGGCCGTCGAGACGGGGCGCGCGCTCGTGAACATCTCGACGGTCGGCACGAGCGCCGTCGTCGCACCGGACGGCGCGGACCTCGCCGCGATCGCGCCCTACGCGGCGGGCGCCATGACGGCCGAGGTGCCTCGGGTGAGCGGCGCGACGCCCGCGCTCGCCTGGGGAGCGGCGATCGCCGCGGGCTGGATGCTCCTCGGGGCGATCGGGCTCGCCTGCGGCGTCGCGGGGCGGCCGCGCGCGACACGACGGAGCGTGTCGGAGGCGCGCGTCCCCGCCGAGCGGTAACCTGTGCTCAGTGGAGCGACGAGGGGGACTCGGTGAGACATGACGCTGCGGTGCGCGACGACGGGCGCGCACCGGACGACGAGGCCGTCGCCGGCGGGGAGGCCGTCGTGGACGCGGAACCGACGGCGCACGGCGAAGCATCGGCGACGGGAGCCGCGATGCCGGCGGAGGGCGGCGCCGCACCGGCGGCGGCGTCGCCACGGCCGTGGGTGCGGATCGTCGCCGGCGCGGCCGTGCTGCTGACGGCCTGGCAGGTCTTCGCCTCCTTCCTCTGGATCGCGCCCCCCTCGCCGCTGCGCGAGGTCGTTCCGGGGAATGCGCTCTCCTCGTACATGCTGCCGTTCTTCGGACAGTCCTGGAGCGTCTTCGCCCCCGAACCGATCAACGGCGACTACCACTTCAACGTGCGCGCCGTCGTCGAGGAGGACGGTGCCGAGGTGGAGACCGGCTGGGTGAGCGCCACCGACGTCGAGCTCTCCATGATCCGGTACAACCTCTTCCCGCCGCGCGCCGGCATCCAATCCTCCGACCTCGCCTCGGCCTACAAGTCGGCGTACGACGCGCTCGGCCGCGAGCAGCAGGAGATCGTGGCCTCCGCCCACACGCAGGACGGCTGGGAGGACGCGCTACGGCAGGAGCTGCTCGTGGGCGGCACGGGGGACGACGATGCGGATCTCACCGGCGACCGCGCGGGCGCCGAGGAGGTCGACGCCTACCTCGAGGCCGACCACCGCTCGACCGCCTACGCCACCCAGGTCGCCCGCGCGATTTGGGGGGACGAGGTGCGCAGCGTGCAGTTCCGCGTGAGCCGTCAGAACATCGTGCCCTTCGCCGAGCGGAACACGCCGGGAGCAGCGCGGCCGGACCCCCAGCTCACGGAGACGGGCCCGCGCGGGCAGCTCGTCGAGGCGGGGCAGAACGACGAGAACTTCGCGCGGACCTTCCGCGCGCAATACGAACGGATCACGGGATGAGCGCCGACGAGCTGCGCGCGGAACGACGGGCGCGGGGCCCCCTCGGGCGACTCGGCGCCTTCCTGGCGGCCGTGGCCGTATCCGCATGGAACGCCGCCATGGACGGTCTCGGCGGCGCCATCCTGTGGGGCGAGCGCTGGCTCTTCGACGGCAAGAAGGCGCTCTACGGCCTCGCGGTGACCCGCATGCTCTTCGGCGCCGCGATGCTCGGACTGCTGCTCGCGAATTTCGGGACGCGCCTCTACACCTTCGGCTCCGGTTCGGCGTGGAACGGCGAGATGGCCGAGCCGCGCAGCGACTTCCCGCGCATCTGGGTCTTCAGCCTGTTCCACGCGGTCGCGGCCGACGACGTCTGGTTCACCGTCTGCTACGTCCTCCTCATGGGCCTCGCGTTGCTCTTCATCCTCGGATGGCGCTTCCGGATCGTGCTCCCGGTCTTCTTCGTCGGCTGGGTCGGCTTCATCGAGATGAACGACATGGTCGGCGACCAGAGCGACAACATGCAGCGCATCGCGCTGATCCTGCTGTTCTTCGCGGACCCGGCGGCGCGCTGGTCGCTCGACGCCAGGCGGCGCGCCCGGCGGGGGGAGTGGTTCCCCGCGGGCTCCTCGCCCGCGCAGCTCGGCACGGTCCTCCACAACCTGTCGCTCGTCGCGCTGGTCGCGCAGGTGTGCTTCGTGTACGTCTCCGGCGGCCTGTACAAGGCGCAGGGGGAACCGTGGGCGGGCGGTTGGGCCGTCTACGATCCGCTGAGCACCATGCGCTTCGGCACGTGGCCGGCGCTCTCGGAGCTCATGACGACCTGGGGTCCGGCGGTCGCGATCGCCAGCTGGGGCTCCATCCTGCTGCAGATCGCGTTCCCGCTCATGCTGCTGACCCGTCCGACCCGGCTCGTCGCGCTCGCGGGGATCCTCAGCTTCCACATCGCGATCGGCGTCGTGATGGGGCTGCCGTGGTTCTCGCTCACGATGATCGCGATCGACGCCGTGTTCATCCGAGACCGCTCCTGGAGACGCCTCGCGGCGGGCGTGCGCCGCCGCTGGCGGGAGAGCGGCGCGCCTCCCTCAGCCCTTCCCGCCGCGGCGGGCGCGGAGTAGCTGGAGCCGCTCCTCGAGCAGCTCCTCCAGCTCCTCGCGGCTGCGGCGCTCGATGAGCATGTCCCACGGCGTGCGCTGGGAGGATTCCTTCTCCTCGAACTCTGCCCGCGCCGCGTGGCCCGCCTCGTCGTCGAGGAAGCCGACCTCGCCGCTCTTCTGGTCGACCCACTCGACGGGGGGCTCGGCGTCGGCGTCGAACAGCACGCTGAAGCGCAGGCCGCGGTCGGTGAGGTACTCGACGGCGCGTCTCGGCGACAGCTCGACGCCCTCCTCGCCCTGCAGGCTCGTGGCACCGATGCGCGTGCCGCGGAGCGTTCGATCGGCCATGATGGACCTCCTCGCCGGGTGCGATCGGACGGGATCCCGCGGGGACGGAGTGCCCCGCGCCGTCATTGGCAGCGTACCGCGCGCACCCGCATCCCGGTACCCCCGATATGCAGCGGGCTCGCGGCGTTCTCCTAGACTGGGAGGCGTTCAATCGCCAACGTTCAAGGAGCACTTGTGACTCAGATTCTCGCACCGGGCAGCCTCGCCGGTCGACGCGCCCTCGTGACCGGGTCCTCCCGCGGCATCGGGGCGGATACCGTGCGGTACTTCGCCCAGGCCGGGGCGGACGTGGTCGTGAACTTCCGCAACAAGGCGCCCCGCGCCGAGAAGCTCGCCGCGGAGCTGCGCGAGCTCGGCGTCCGTGCGCTCGTGCAGGGCGCGGACCTCACCGATCCGGCATCGCTCGCGACGATGTTCGACGCGGTCGGCGCGGAGTTCGGGGGACTCGACATCCTCGTGCTCAACGCCTCGGGCGGCATGGAGGGCGGCATGGCCGAGGACTACGCGCTGCGGCTCAACCGCGATGCGCAGCTCGCGGTGCTCGACGCGGCGCTGCCGCTGCTCGGCCCGGGCTCCCGCGTCGTCTTCGTCACGAGCCACCAGGCGCACTTCATCCGCACCACTCCGACCATGCCGGAGTACGTCGCGGTCGCCGAATCCAAGCGCGCCGGGGAGGACGCCCTCAGGGAGCGCATCCCGGAGCTCGAGGCGCGGGGGATCGGCTTCACGGTCGTGTCGGGCGACATGATCGAGGGCACCGTGACGGCGACGCTCCTCAACCGCCTGAATCCCGGCGCGATCGAGGAGCGGCGCGAGCAGGCCGGGCGCCTCTACAACGTGTCCGAGTTCGCCGCCGAGGTCGCGCGCGCCGCCGTCGACCCGGTGCCCGCCGATCACACGCGACTCGTCGGGGACACCTCGGGCTTCGTTTCGACGAGGTAACCGGCGCGCGACGTCATCGCCACGGCGTCCGGTAGTTGAACGACCCGCAAGGGTGGTTCCGACTATCGGACGCCGACGTTTTTCGTGCCGATTACCCCGAGGGAACGGTCGTGTTTCCGGCGTGTTACACGGGCCCCGGGTGTGCGGCAGATGTCAAGGGATTCCGCATGATGTGCGGTTGAACTGCGGCAGAAGCCGAACTGATTGCATAAAGTACGTTCTGCGATTCGTTTCACCGAAGAAACGAGTGGTAAATTCGAAGTTCCGAAACTTCAGAGAGGACGTCGATGACCGCAAGCGCACCGACCCCCGCCCCGCAGCGCGTCCGACCCGGGAGCCTCCCCGCGGCCGTCGGCCTCTACGATCCCGCCGACGAGCGGGACGCCTGCGGGCTCGCCTCCGTCATCTCCCTGACGGGGGAGCCCAGCCACCAGATCGTCGCGCTCGCCCTCGAGGCGCTCGAGCATCTGGAGCATCGCGGCGCGGTGGGGTCGGACGCGGGCACCGGCGACGGCGCCGGCATCCTCTGCGACATCCCGGACGCCCTCGTCCGCGAGGAGCTCGCGGCGCAGGATCCGACCCTCAGGCTTCCGGCGCCGGGCGGCTACGCCGCCGGGCTGGCCTTCCTGCCGCAGTCATCGACCGAGCGCCAGGCGGTGCGCTACCGGATCGGGGCCATCGCCGCGGAGGAGGGCCTCGCCGTGCTGGCGTGGCGACCGGTCGCGGTGCGCCCGGAGGTGCTCGGCGAGAGCGCGCGACTCGCGAGCCCGAGGATCGAGCAGCTCATCCTCGTCCCGGCGTCTGCCGGGGGCGTCGATCCCATCCTCGCCGCGGCGCAGAGCGGATCGGCCGGGGCGACGGGCGGATCCGCGATCAGCACGGACCGCCTCGAGCGGCGCGCCTTCCGCGCCCGCAAGCGGATCCAGCACGAGACGGGCTGCTACCTGCCCTCGCTGTCGGCCCGCACCATCGTCTACAAGGGCATGGTCACCACGCTGCAGCTCCCGGGGTTCTACCCGGAACTCTCGGATGAGCGCTTCACGAGCCGCTTCGCGATCGTGCACTCCCGCTACTCGACGAACACCTTCCCCTCGTGGCACCTCGCGCAGCCGCTGCGCCTGGTCGCCCACAACGGCGAGATCAACACGGTGCGGGGCAACCGGAACTGGATGCGCGCGCGCGAGGCGCAGCTCTCCTCCGAGGCGCTCGGCGACATCGGGCCGCTGCTCCCCATCTGCTCGGAGGGCGGCAGCGACTCGGCGAGCTTCGACGAGGTGCTCGAACTCCTCGTCCGCGCCGGGCGCTCGCTGCCGCACGCCCTCGCCATGATGGTGCCGGAGGCGTGGGAATCGGAGACGGGGCTGCACCCCGAGCTCGTGGACTTCCTCGAGTACCACTCGCTGAACATGGAGCCGTGGGACGGACCCGCCGCCATGATCGCGACGGACGGCACCGAACTCGTCGCCCTGCTCGACCGCAACGGCCTGCGCCCCGGCCGCTACCAGATCTCCGACTCGGGGATCATGGTGATCGCCAGCGAGACCGGGGTGCTCGGGATCCCGCCGGAGCGCGTCGTCGAGCGCGGCAGGCTCCAGCCCGGCCGCATGCTGGCGATCGACCTCGCCACGGGGGCGATCCGCGACGACGAGGCCGTCAAGGCGGAGCTCGCGGCCCTCGCACCGTGGGGGGACTGGCTCGAGCAGGGGCGGATCCGGCTCTCCGAGCAGCCCGAGCGCGAGCACCTCGTGCACCCGCCGGCATCGATCGCCCGCCGCCAGCGCACCTTCGGCTACACCGAGGAGGAGCTCCGGCTGCTGCTCACGCCGATGGCCCGCGACGGCATCGAGCCGCTCGCCGCCATGGGCACGGACACCCCGATCGCCGCGCTGTCGGAGCGCCCGCGCCTCCTCTTCGACTACTTCGTGCAGCAGTTCGCGCAGGTGACCAACCCGCCGCTCGACGCGCTCCGGGAGGAGCTCGTCACGAGCCTCGTGACCGCCATGGGCCCGCAGGAGAACCTCCTCGACCAGGGGCAGGCGCACGCGAGGCAGGTCATCCTCGACTTCCCGGTGATCGACAACGACGCCCTCGCGCGGATCCAGCACTTCGGCGACGACCCGGAGCGCGAGCGCGCCGTCACGATCCGAGGCCTCTACCCGGTCGACTACGACGCGAAGGGCCTCGCGGACCGTCTCGAGGCGATGTGCTGGGAGGCGAGCGCCGCGATCGAGGCGGGCGCGGAGTTCATCATCCTCTCCGACCGCGACTCGAACAAGGACCTCGCCCCGGTGCCGTCCCTGCTCGCGGTGTCGGCCGTGCACCACCACCTCATCCGCGAGGGGCAGCGGATGCGCGTCGCCCTCATCGCAGAGGCGGGCGACGTGCGCGAGGTGCACCACGTGGCCACGCTCATCGGCTACGGCGCGGCCGCGGTGAACCCCTATCTCGCCATGGAGACCGTCGGTCTGCTCGTGCGCGACGGATCGATCACGGGGATCACCCCGGAGGACGCGGTCGCGCGGCTCATCAAGTCCCTCGGCAAGGGCATGCTCAAGGTGATGAGCAAGATGGGCATCTCCACGGTGGCCTCGTACTGCGGCGCGCAGACCTTCGAGGCGATCGGACTCGCCCAGCCCCTCGTCGACCGCTACTTCACGGGCACGGCGTCCAAGCTCGGCGGCGTCGGCCTCGACGTCATCGCGGCCGAGGTCGCCGCCCGGCACCGGGCGGCGTACCCCGACGACCCCGCCACGCTCGCGCACAAGACGCTCGAGACCGGCGGCGAGTACCGGTGGCGCCGGGGCGAGGAGCCCCACCTCTTCGATCCGCAGACGATCTACCAGCTGCAGCACGCGACCCGCACGGGAAAGCGCGAGATCTTCGCCGAGTACACGGCCCGTGTGAACGAGCAGCAGGAGCGGCTCATGACGCTGCGCGGGCTCTTCAGGTTCTCGCCGCAGCGGCCCCCGGTGCCGCTCGGGGAGGTCGAGCCCGTGAGCGAGATCGTGAAGCGCTTCGCGACGGGCGCGATGAGCTACGGCTCGATCTCCCCCGAGGCGCATCAGACCCTCGCCATCGCCATGAACCTGCTCGGCGCGAAGTCGAACACCGGGGAGGGCGGGGAGGCCGAGGAGCGCCTGCTCGACCCCGAGCGGCGCAGCGCCATCAAGCAGGTCGCCTCCGGCCGCTTCGGCGTCACGTCCATGTACCTCACGCACGCGGACGAGATCCAGATCAAGCTCGCCCAGGGGGCGAAGCCGGGCGAGGGCGGGCAGCTGCCCCCGGGCAAGATGTACCCGTGGATCGCGCGCACGCGCCACGCGACGCCGGGCGTCGGACTCATCTCGCCGCCGCCGCACCACGACATCTACTCGATCGAGGACCTCAAGCAGCTCATCTTCGATCTCAAGCGCGCCAATCCCGGAGCCCGGATCTCGACGAAGCTCGTCGCGCAGAGCGGCATCGGCCCGGTCGCGGCCGGCGTCGCGAAGGCGCTCTCCGACGTGATCCTCGTCTCGGGTCACGACGGCGGCACCGGCGCGAGCCCGATGAACTCGCTCAAGCACGCCGGATCCCCATGGGAGCTCGGACTCGCCGAGGCGCAGCAGACCCTGATGCTCAACGGACTGCGCGAGCGGGTCGTGCTGCAGGCGGACGGACAGCTCAAGACCGGGCGCGACGTCGTCGTGGCGGCGCTGCTCGGCGCGGAGGAGTTCGGCTTCGCGACGGCCCCGCTCGTCGTCTCTGGGTGCATCATGATGCGCGTGTGCCACCTCGACACCTGCCCCGTCGGCGTCGCAACCCAGAATCCCGAGCTGCGCGAGCGGTTCACGGGGCGGGCGGAGCACGTCGTCAACTTCTTCCGCTTCGTCGCCGAGGAGGTCCGCGAGATCCTCGCCTCGCTCGGCTACCGCACGCTCGACGAGGCCGTCGGCGACACCGCCGCGCTCGACGTCGACGACGCGATCCGGCACTGGAAGGCCGAGGGACTCGACCTCACCCCGATCCTGCGCGGTCCGGCCTTCCCCGAGGGCGAACCGCGGCGGCACGGCCGCGCGCAGGACCACGAGCTCGACGCGCACTTCGACCGGCGGCTCATCGAGCTCGCCGAGGGCGCCCTCGATCGCCGCGAGCGCGTCGCGATCGACCTGCCGATCACGAACATCGACCGCGCCGTGGGCACGATGCTCGGGCACGAGCTCACGAAGCGCCACGGCTCCGAGGGGCTCGCGCCCGGCACGATCGACGTGACCCTCACGGGCTCCGCCGGCCAGTCGCTCGGCGCCTTCCTGCCCGCCGGGGTCGCGCTGCGACTCCACGGCGACGCGAACGACTACGTCGGCAAGGGGCTCTCGGGCGGCGAGATCGCCATCCGGCCGCACCTGGACTCCGGACACGGGGCCGCGGGGAACGTCATCGCGGGCAACACCATCGGCTACGGCGCGACGAGCGGCTCCTTCTGGATCGCCGGCGTCGTC from Leucobacter allii carries:
- the lnt gene encoding apolipoprotein N-acyltransferase; amino-acid sequence: MTAEAGPEPARLRWWAAVPLAAAGGLLLDVASPELAWWAAAFPGTALVLAAVWQQRAGVAALAGLAAGCGFWLPHISWLTLYLGPVPWLGLSAVMVLWYALFGIAAALATRGLARLPLLAARPALRLAAQAVTTAGLWVVREQLQGAWPYGGFPWGRLAHTQADGPLLEAVSWLGFAGLSGAIAFACALPIAALFAGGAAALARLVRRGEARPAARRIGAPLAAAVALLLLLGALPASPLPEHGSLRVAAVQGNSKSGIFDDRDSGDVLEDHLAATAELLDALEAGDERVDLIVWPENSAEFGLPDNPLGATRIARLAERAGAPIVLGSVLRDPDGSYTNSTLVWGPEGETEARYDKIYPVPFAEYMPNRDFFHMLAPDLVDLVQLDYRPGTRPSVIDVETADGPLRAGIAICFDIIFDAQAVDLVDRDAELILAQTNNADFGRTDENAQQLAIARLRAVETGRALVNISTVGTSAVVAPDGADLAAIAPYAAGAMTAEVPRVSGATPALAWGAAIAAGWMLLGAIGLACGVAGRPRATRRSVSEARVPAER
- a CDS encoding DUF5819 family protein: MRHDAAVRDDGRAPDDEAVAGGEAVVDAEPTAHGEASATGAAMPAEGGAAPAAASPRPWVRIVAGAAVLLTAWQVFASFLWIAPPSPLREVVPGNALSSYMLPFFGQSWSVFAPEPINGDYHFNVRAVVEEDGAEVETGWVSATDVELSMIRYNLFPPRAGIQSSDLASAYKSAYDALGREQQEIVASAHTQDGWEDALRQELLVGGTGDDDADLTGDRAGAEEVDAYLEADHRSTAYATQVARAIWGDEVRSVQFRVSRQNIVPFAERNTPGAARPDPQLTETGPRGQLVEAGQNDENFARTFRAQYERITG
- a CDS encoding HTTM domain-containing protein, translating into MSADELRAERRARGPLGRLGAFLAAVAVSAWNAAMDGLGGAILWGERWLFDGKKALYGLAVTRMLFGAAMLGLLLANFGTRLYTFGSGSAWNGEMAEPRSDFPRIWVFSLFHAVAADDVWFTVCYVLLMGLALLFILGWRFRIVLPVFFVGWVGFIEMNDMVGDQSDNMQRIALILLFFADPAARWSLDARRRARRGEWFPAGSSPAQLGTVLHNLSLVALVAQVCFVYVSGGLYKAQGEPWAGGWAVYDPLSTMRFGTWPALSELMTTWGPAVAIASWGSILLQIAFPLMLLTRPTRLVALAGILSFHIAIGVVMGLPWFSLTMIAIDAVFIRDRSWRRLAAGVRRRWRESGAPPSALPAAAGAE
- a CDS encoding RNA polymerase-binding protein RbpA gives rise to the protein MADRTLRGTRIGATSLQGEEGVELSPRRAVEYLTDRGLRFSVLFDADAEPPVEWVDQKSGEVGFLDDEAGHAARAEFEEKESSQRTPWDMLIERRSREELEELLEERLQLLRARRGGKG
- a CDS encoding SDR family oxidoreductase yields the protein MTQILAPGSLAGRRALVTGSSRGIGADTVRYFAQAGADVVVNFRNKAPRAEKLAAELRELGVRALVQGADLTDPASLATMFDAVGAEFGGLDILVLNASGGMEGGMAEDYALRLNRDAQLAVLDAALPLLGPGSRVVFVTSHQAHFIRTTPTMPEYVAVAESKRAGEDALRERIPELEARGIGFTVVSGDMIEGTVTATLLNRLNPGAIEERREQAGRLYNVSEFAAEVARAAVDPVPADHTRLVGDTSGFVSTR
- the gltB gene encoding glutamate synthase large subunit encodes the protein MTASAPTPAPQRVRPGSLPAAVGLYDPADERDACGLASVISLTGEPSHQIVALALEALEHLEHRGAVGSDAGTGDGAGILCDIPDALVREELAAQDPTLRLPAPGGYAAGLAFLPQSSTERQAVRYRIGAIAAEEGLAVLAWRPVAVRPEVLGESARLASPRIEQLILVPASAGGVDPILAAAQSGSAGATGGSAISTDRLERRAFRARKRIQHETGCYLPSLSARTIVYKGMVTTLQLPGFYPELSDERFTSRFAIVHSRYSTNTFPSWHLAQPLRLVAHNGEINTVRGNRNWMRAREAQLSSEALGDIGPLLPICSEGGSDSASFDEVLELLVRAGRSLPHALAMMVPEAWESETGLHPELVDFLEYHSLNMEPWDGPAAMIATDGTELVALLDRNGLRPGRYQISDSGIMVIASETGVLGIPPERVVERGRLQPGRMLAIDLATGAIRDDEAVKAELAALAPWGDWLEQGRIRLSEQPEREHLVHPPASIARRQRTFGYTEEELRLLLTPMARDGIEPLAAMGTDTPIAALSERPRLLFDYFVQQFAQVTNPPLDALREELVTSLVTAMGPQENLLDQGQAHARQVILDFPVIDNDALARIQHFGDDPERERAVTIRGLYPVDYDAKGLADRLEAMCWEASAAIEAGAEFIILSDRDSNKDLAPVPSLLAVSAVHHHLIREGQRMRVALIAEAGDVREVHHVATLIGYGAAAVNPYLAMETVGLLVRDGSITGITPEDAVARLIKSLGKGMLKVMSKMGISTVASYCGAQTFEAIGLAQPLVDRYFTGTASKLGGVGLDVIAAEVAARHRAAYPDDPATLAHKTLETGGEYRWRRGEEPHLFDPQTIYQLQHATRTGKREIFAEYTARVNEQQERLMTLRGLFRFSPQRPPVPLGEVEPVSEIVKRFATGAMSYGSISPEAHQTLAIAMNLLGAKSNTGEGGEAEERLLDPERRSAIKQVASGRFGVTSMYLTHADEIQIKLAQGAKPGEGGQLPPGKMYPWIARTRHATPGVGLISPPPHHDIYSIEDLKQLIFDLKRANPGARISTKLVAQSGIGPVAAGVAKALSDVILVSGHDGGTGASPMNSLKHAGSPWELGLAEAQQTLMLNGLRERVVLQADGQLKTGRDVVVAALLGAEEFGFATAPLVVSGCIMMRVCHLDTCPVGVATQNPELRERFTGRAEHVVNFFRFVAEEVREILASLGYRTLDEAVGDTAALDVDDAIRHWKAEGLDLTPILRGPAFPEGEPRRHGRAQDHELDAHFDRRLIELAEGALDRRERVAIDLPITNIDRAVGTMLGHELTKRHGSEGLAPGTIDVTLTGSAGQSLGAFLPAGVALRLHGDANDYVGKGLSGGEIAIRPHLDSGHGAAGNVIAGNTIGYGATSGSFWIAGVVGERFLVRGSGATAVVEGTGDHALEYFTGGFALILGPTGRNIGAGMSGGEAVLLDLDPSDVNSAELASGALMLQKLGGAAGPGEGLTIPDAEERALRARIAELLAQHVARTDSVLARELLDGIASDPEAVYSRFTRLIPRGYSRVLEIRVRADEQGIDPDGERVWTEILEATHG